Proteins encoded together in one Catellatospora citrea window:
- a CDS encoding carbohydrate ABC transporter permease yields the protein MAQQSETRSLVSFAQLQRGRGKVIYWTLLTVVVILFTLVFIGPLYWMITGALKSSPELAQTPPTLWPADPQPENYSDAWNRLDLAKLLFNTFYYAVGALVFQLVLDTAAAYALSKLRPKLGNLILGMMLATLMIPAMVLIIPQYVTVIDLPILHISLIDSPFSIWLPAVANAFNIFLLKRFFDSIPEDLMSAARMDGAGSMRTLWSIVLPISRPILGVVSIFAVTAVWKDFLWPKLVMPSPETRTISVGIYAFSGGTPQNVVVAAAVIAAIPTIVFFLIFQRSIMSGLTAGGLKE from the coding sequence TCTCCTTCGCGCAGCTCCAGCGGGGCCGCGGCAAGGTGATCTACTGGACCCTCCTCACCGTCGTGGTCATCCTGTTCACGCTCGTCTTCATCGGGCCGCTGTACTGGATGATCACCGGCGCGCTGAAGTCCAGCCCCGAGCTGGCGCAGACCCCGCCGACCCTGTGGCCGGCCGACCCGCAGCCGGAGAACTACTCCGACGCGTGGAACCGGCTGGACCTGGCCAAGCTGCTGTTCAACACCTTCTACTACGCGGTCGGCGCGCTGGTGTTCCAGCTCGTGCTGGACACGGCGGCGGCGTACGCGCTGTCGAAGCTGCGGCCGAAGCTGGGCAACCTGATCCTCGGCATGATGCTGGCGACGCTGATGATCCCGGCGATGGTGCTGATCATCCCGCAGTACGTGACCGTGATCGACCTGCCCATCCTGCACATCAGCCTGATCGACTCGCCGTTCTCGATCTGGCTGCCGGCGGTGGCCAACGCGTTCAACATCTTCCTGCTGAAGCGGTTCTTCGACTCCATCCCGGAGGACCTCATGTCGGCGGCGCGGATGGACGGCGCGGGCTCGATGCGCACGCTCTGGTCGATCGTGCTGCCGATCTCCCGGCCGATCCTGGGCGTGGTCTCCATCTTCGCGGTGACCGCGGTGTGGAAGGACTTCCTCTGGCCCAAGCTGGTCATGCCCTCGCCGGAGACCCGCACCATCAGCGTCGGCATCTACGCCTTCTCCGGCGGCACGCCGCAGAACGTGGTCGTCGCCGCGGCCGTCATCGCCGCGATCCCGACCATCGTGTTCTTCCTGATCTTCCAGCGCAGCATCATGTCCGGCCTGACCGCCGGCGGTCTCAAGGAGTAG
- a CDS encoding glycoside hydrolase family 13 protein has product MPQGVRSATDAWWRDAAIYQVYVRSFADGNGDGVGDLAGVRAHLTYLRDLGIDAIWFNPFYVSPQADGGYDVSDYRNIDPIFGDLAECEQMIREAHELGIRVIVDVVPNHCSDQHPWFQAALAAGPGSPERELFWFRPGKGEHGELPPTEWTSNFGGGTWTRVPDGEWYLHLFDGAQPDWNWDHPAVREEHENVLRFWFDRGADGIRIDSAGLLVKDPTLPEVGTTERHPFEDLDEVHDVYRAWRRIADEYGGRALIGEVWMPDVQRFTNYLRPDEMHTAFNMNFLCSAWDATLLRDVIDDTLKSHAPVDAPATWVLSNHDVTRHVSRYGRADTSFSFKGRTHDTPVDLELGTRRARAAIMLALALPGSAYLYQGEELGLWEVEDIPAELMQDPMWHRTAGVDPGRDGCRVPLPWSGAEAPFGFSPGGATAKPWLPQPAAWKAYTAEAQTGDPGSMLELYRRCLSLRHSEPALGDGPMSWLDSSAQVLSFRRPAPDGLDLICVVNLADHPVDLPAYAQVLVASGPLDGDRLPADTAVWIRPA; this is encoded by the coding sequence ATGCCGCAGGGGGTGCGCTCGGCGACCGACGCCTGGTGGCGCGATGCCGCCATCTACCAGGTGTACGTCCGCAGCTTCGCCGACGGCAACGGCGACGGCGTCGGCGACCTGGCCGGTGTCCGGGCGCACCTGACGTACCTGAGGGACCTGGGCATCGACGCCATCTGGTTCAACCCGTTCTACGTCTCGCCCCAGGCGGACGGCGGGTACGACGTGAGCGACTACCGCAACATCGACCCGATCTTCGGCGACCTGGCCGAGTGCGAGCAGATGATCCGGGAGGCCCACGAGCTGGGCATCCGCGTCATCGTCGACGTGGTCCCCAACCACTGCTCGGACCAGCACCCCTGGTTCCAGGCGGCGCTGGCGGCCGGCCCCGGCTCGCCGGAGCGGGAGCTGTTCTGGTTCCGCCCCGGCAAGGGCGAGCACGGCGAGCTGCCGCCGACCGAGTGGACCTCGAACTTCGGCGGCGGGACCTGGACCCGGGTGCCCGACGGCGAGTGGTACCTGCACCTGTTCGACGGCGCGCAGCCCGACTGGAACTGGGACCACCCCGCGGTGCGCGAGGAGCACGAGAACGTGCTGCGGTTCTGGTTCGACCGGGGCGCCGACGGCATCCGCATCGACTCGGCCGGCCTGCTCGTCAAGGACCCGACCCTGCCCGAGGTCGGCACCACCGAGCGGCACCCGTTCGAGGACCTCGACGAGGTGCACGACGTGTACCGCGCCTGGCGGCGCATCGCCGACGAGTACGGCGGCCGCGCCCTGATCGGCGAGGTGTGGATGCCCGATGTGCAGCGCTTCACGAACTACCTGCGCCCGGACGAGATGCACACCGCGTTCAACATGAACTTCCTGTGCTCGGCCTGGGACGCCACGCTGCTGCGCGACGTCATCGACGACACCCTGAAGTCGCACGCGCCGGTGGACGCCCCCGCGACCTGGGTGCTGTCCAACCACGACGTGACCCGCCACGTCAGCCGGTACGGCCGGGCCGACACCTCGTTCAGCTTCAAGGGCCGCACCCACGACACCCCGGTCGACCTGGAGCTCGGCACCCGCCGCGCCCGCGCGGCGATCATGCTGGCGCTGGCGCTGCCCGGTTCGGCCTACCTGTACCAGGGCGAGGAGCTGGGCCTGTGGGAGGTCGAGGACATCCCGGCCGAGCTGATGCAGGACCCGATGTGGCACCGCACCGCGGGCGTCGACCCGGGCCGTGACGGCTGCCGGGTGCCGCTGCCCTGGTCGGGCGCGGAGGCGCCGTTCGGGTTCAGCCCCGGCGGCGCGACGGCCAAGCCCTGGCTGCCCCAGCCGGCGGCGTGGAAGGCGTACACCGCCGAGGCGCAGACCGGTGACCCGGGCTCGATGCTGGAGCTGTACCGCCGCTGCCTGAGCCTGCGCCACAGCGAGCCCGCGCTCGGCGACGGCCCGATGTCCTGGCTGGACAGCTCCGCGCAGGTGCTGTCGTTCCGCCGTCCCGCCCCGGACGGCCTCGACCTGATCTGCGTGGTCAACCTCGCCGACCACCCCGTCGACCTGCCGGCGTACGCGCAGGTCCTCGTCGCCAGCGGCCCGCTGGACGGCGACCGCCTGCCCGCGGACACCGCGGTCTGGATCCGCCCCGCCTGA